Proteins encoded within one genomic window of Ranitomeya variabilis isolate aRanVar5 chromosome 4, aRanVar5.hap1, whole genome shotgun sequence:
- the LOC143764426 gene encoding G protein-activated inward rectifier potassium channel 4-like, with translation MALAVASNSMDLHQPNGPCLRNHINESRLKVDDPRVRRNSIPPAQAPTAKHMLAYLPRPPTDNNRYGTFPQKPETMVMSVTSCEDYHQKTEFPPPKKGSIISNLRRFSAVDQTNTGAVNPVAKPRPSVTINTEDLPRYQRAAKPETPVNEANSNWHTKHALSVPNIPNRSKTPTRSVVSAPVTTKSHRVRCKLMADDRQLFNLTNRQTRQRYVTKDGKCRVNLGRIQEKKRFLSDIFTTVVDLKYRWFIFVFMLCYIVTWVGFGVIYFVDALIRDDVNHIGDPEWKPCIDNVDSFLSALLFSVESQRTIGYGTRMVTAYCPEGVILLMAQSIIGSVIDALMVGCMFVKISRPKKRAETLIFSKKCVVSHRDEKLCLMFRIGDLRDSHMVDAKIRAKLIKSRQTKEGEFIPLEQSEINLGYDTGEDRLFLVEPQIICHFINDHSPFWEMSAESLKREQFEIIVILEGIVEATGMTCQAKTSYTEDEILWGHRFEPCMTLEKGAFRVDYSHFDKTFDVQTPWGSAKEMHELKENEQNDRSTLSLYWDNMFQQGNPGDPNIRFGDGSLQTQDRIEFPTIAEGNQESDSNDLDV, from the exons ATGGCGTTGGCAGTTGCCAGTAACAGCATGGACTTGCATCAGCCTAATGGGCCCTGTTTGCGAAATCACATCAATGAGTCCAGGCTGAAAGTAGATGACCCAAGAGTCAGGAGAAACTCCATTCCTCCAGCTCAGGCTCCTACGGCGAAGCACATGCTAGCCTATCTGCCCAGGCCACCGACAGACAACAACAGATATGGAACGTTCCCTCAAAAG CCTGAAACAATGGTCATGTCTGTGACGTCTTGTGAAGATTATCACCAAAAAACAGAATTCCCTCCACCCAAGAAAGGCAGCATCATCTCAAACTTAAGGAGATTCAGTGCTGTGGACCAAACAAACACGGGTGCTGTCAACCCTGTTGCCAAGCCTAGGCCTAGTGTGACTATTAATACTGAAGACTTACCTCGTTATCAACGAGCTGCCAAGCCAGAGACGCCCGTAAATGAAGCCAATTCAAATTGGCATACGAAACACGCGCTTAGTGTTCCAAATATCCCAAACCGAAGTAAAACCCCAACCCGTAGTGTTGTCTCCGCTCCAGTCACCACTAAATCGCACAGGGTGCGATGTAAGCTCATGGCCGATGACCGTCAGCTCTTCAACCTCACTAATCGGCAGACACGTCAGAGATACGTCACCAAGGACGGCAAGTGTAGGGTTAACCTTGGTCGCATACAGGAAAAGAAGAGGTTTTTGTCGGACATTTTCACCACTGTTGTGGATCTAAAGTATCGATGGTTCATATTTGTATTCATGTTATGTTATATCGTCACCTGGGTTGGTTTTGGGGTTATTTATTTTGTGGACGCCTTGATTAGAGATGATGTGAATCACATTGGGGATCCCGAGTGGAAGCCTTGCATTGACAATGTTGACTCTTTCCTTTCTGCCTTACTTTTCTCTGTGGAAAGTCAACGGACAATCGGCTATGGCACCAGGATGGTAACTGCCTATTGCCCTGAGGGCGTTATTTTGCTCATGGCTCAGTCAATAATCGGTTCGGTGATTGATGCCCTCATGGTGGGCTGTATGTTTGTTAAAATTTCACGGCCCAAAAAGAGAGCCGAGACCCTGATCTTCAGTAAGAAATGTGTGGTGTCCCACAGAGATGAAAAGCTTTGCTTGATGTTCAGGATCGGAGATCTACGAGATAGCCACATGGTAGATGCCAAGATAAGAGCCAAACTCATCAAATCCCGACAGACAAAGGAAGGGGAGTTTATTCCACTGGAGCAATCAGAAATTAACCTTGGTTATGATACTGGAGAGGACCGACTTTTCCTGGTGGAACCTCAGATCATCTGTCATTTCATTAATGACCACAGTCCATTCTGGGAGATGTCTGCGGAGTCGCTGAAGCGAGAGCAGTTTGAAATTATTGTAATACTTGAAGGCATTGTTGAAGCCACAG GTATGACGTGTCAAGCCAAGACTTCCTACACGGAGGATGAGATACTGTGGGGTCACCGGTTTGAGCCTTGCATGACTCTGGAGAAAGGAGCCTTCCGCGTGGACTACAGCCACTTTGATAAGACCTTTGATGTCCAAACACCATGGGGAAGCGCAAAGGAAATGCACGAACTGAAGGAGAATGAACAGAATGACCGGTCGACCCTCAGCCTCTACTGGGACAATATGTTTCAGCAGGGTAACCCTGGGGACCCAAATATAAGATTTGGGGATGGTTCACTGCAGACCCAGGACAGAATAGAGTTTCCCACCATTGCTGAAGGGAACCAAGAGTCTGACAGCAATGACCTTGATGTCTGA